The Hymenobacter sp. DG01 genome has a segment encoding these proteins:
- the porV gene encoding type IX secretion system outer membrane channel protein PorV — MTLTKLTLRSMLLPGLLGLAATAHAQSRVNAITTAVPILTISPDARSAALGEAGVAISPDANAGYYNPGKLGFVRYQHSASLSYTPWLASIANDMGLAYASGTSKIGERATLSANLMYFNLGEIQYRDRNGIATGTFNPKEYALSVGYGQKLSDQFGVGLNVRYIRSNLTGGTVTDTKPGNAVAVDLGAYYNTDLSIGAGEYNLAFGAAVANIGNKISYTDASQPDFLPTTFRLGTAITKELDAYNKITLTVDANKLLVPTPYYEEGNQTDPALVARVQAENERRANYGIVRGITSSFSDAPGGFSEELKEINLSGGLEYTYNDLLMARVGYFYENPMKGDRQYLSFGAGVRYQVFGVDGTYLVPNSKANPLAQTLRVSLHFNFNELSEAFGSSGDATN; from the coding sequence ATGACACTGACAAAACTGACCTTGCGCTCCATGTTGCTGCCGGGTCTGCTGGGCCTGGCCGCTACTGCTCACGCTCAGAGCCGGGTAAATGCCATTACGACTGCCGTTCCCATCCTAACCATCAGCCCCGATGCGCGTTCTGCGGCTTTAGGCGAGGCCGGCGTCGCCATCAGCCCCGATGCTAACGCAGGGTATTACAACCCGGGTAAGTTGGGTTTTGTACGCTACCAGCACAGTGCGTCTTTGTCTTACACTCCCTGGCTGGCAAGCATTGCCAATGATATGGGACTTGCATACGCTAGTGGCACCAGCAAAATTGGTGAGCGGGCTACCCTCTCGGCCAACCTGATGTATTTTAACCTGGGCGAAATTCAGTACCGTGACCGAAACGGCATTGCGACTGGTACCTTCAACCCCAAGGAGTATGCCCTTAGTGTAGGCTATGGCCAGAAGCTGAGCGACCAGTTTGGTGTGGGCCTGAACGTTCGTTACATCCGGTCTAACCTCACCGGCGGCACTGTTACTGACACCAAGCCCGGTAACGCCGTAGCGGTGGATCTGGGTGCGTATTACAATACGGATCTGTCTATTGGAGCAGGAGAGTATAATCTGGCTTTTGGGGCCGCAGTTGCCAACATTGGCAATAAGATTTCCTACACCGACGCTTCTCAGCCCGATTTCCTACCCACTACCTTCCGGTTAGGCACTGCCATCACTAAAGAGCTGGATGCGTACAACAAAATCACGCTTACCGTCGATGCCAACAAGCTGCTGGTACCTACCCCCTATTATGAGGAAGGCAACCAGACGGATCCGGCCCTGGTAGCCCGCGTGCAGGCCGAAAACGAGCGTCGGGCCAATTATGGCATCGTCCGGGGCATTACCAGCTCGTTCAGTGACGCACCGGGCGGGTTTAGCGAGGAGCTGAAAGAAATTAACCTTTCTGGTGGCCTGGAGTACACCTACAACGACCTGCTGATGGCACGGGTAGGTTACTTCTACGAAAACCCCATGAAAGGCGACCGGCAGTACCTGAGCTTCGGTGCCGGTGTGCGGTACCAGGTCTTTGGAGTGGATGGAACGTACTTGGTGCCTAACTCAAAAGCGAATCCGCTGGCGCAAACATTACGCGTGTCTCTACACTTTAACTTCAATGAGCTGAGCGAGGCCTTCGGCAGCTCTGGTGATGCTACCAACTAA
- a CDS encoding pitrilysin family protein — protein sequence MLDRKVAPPVQPLARVTLPAADVFLLPNGARLHIMRNSAQPVVRLQVVFKAGKWYEPAPGVSLLTARMLLEGTRTRTARQIADEVAFYGASLECEQGFDRATLTLYCLARHLQKLLPLVLDVLTEPTFPESELALLKTRTIQNVRVERQKTSYLAAEQFSSNLFGAQNPYGSKFDEAAFQLVSSTQVREFHQQAYNLAQSEIFLCGDITAEHDTLVKSTLGTHSTNSAPALLQGPPAVPTSPPTHDYVTVKDSLQASLRIGRLWPALSYPQTYELQVLVKVLGGYFGSRLMKNIREDKGFTYGIYSSISPREHATSFVIGSDVNADNAAAAIKEVHAELLQLQAELIPADELQTVKNYMTGKFANELSTVFEQCDKYKTIVFHQLPENYYNHFVERVQAVEASTLLMLAQQYLSPNIMHEVVAGPNA from the coding sequence ATGCTCGACCGCAAAGTCGCTCCTCCTGTTCAGCCGCTGGCCCGCGTAACGCTGCCCGCGGCTGACGTGTTTTTGCTCCCTAACGGAGCTCGTCTTCATATCATGCGCAACAGCGCCCAGCCGGTGGTACGGCTGCAGGTAGTATTTAAAGCTGGCAAATGGTATGAGCCTGCCCCAGGCGTATCTCTGCTCACTGCCCGTATGCTACTGGAAGGTACCCGGACCCGCACCGCCCGCCAGATTGCTGATGAAGTAGCTTTTTACGGTGCCTCTTTAGAGTGTGAGCAAGGTTTCGATCGGGCTACGCTGACGCTATACTGTTTGGCTCGTCACCTGCAGAAGCTACTGCCTCTGGTGCTTGATGTTCTGACTGAGCCTACATTTCCCGAGTCAGAGCTTGCGCTTCTAAAAACCCGCACTATCCAGAATGTCCGCGTCGAGCGGCAGAAAACAAGTTACCTAGCTGCTGAACAATTCTCCAGCAACTTGTTCGGCGCTCAAAATCCCTATGGTAGCAAGTTCGATGAGGCCGCTTTCCAGCTTGTCAGTTCCACCCAGGTTCGCGAGTTTCACCAACAGGCATACAACTTAGCCCAAAGCGAAATATTCCTGTGCGGTGACATTACAGCCGAGCACGATACTCTTGTAAAGAGTACTCTCGGCACCCACAGTACAAACAGCGCGCCTGCCCTACTTCAGGGGCCTCCTGCTGTTCCTACCTCTCCTCCCACGCACGACTACGTCACAGTCAAAGACAGCCTACAGGCTTCGCTGCGTATCGGCCGCCTATGGCCCGCTTTAAGTTACCCACAAACCTACGAGCTACAGGTGCTGGTAAAAGTACTAGGGGGTTATTTCGGCTCGCGCCTCATGAAGAACATTCGTGAGGATAAAGGCTTTACCTACGGCATCTATTCCAGCATCAGTCCGCGCGAACATGCTACTAGCTTTGTTATAGGTTCTGATGTTAATGCAGATAATGCCGCTGCCGCTATCAAGGAAGTACACGCAGAACTGCTGCAGCTACAAGCTGAACTAATCCCAGCCGATGAGCTGCAGACTGTCAAAAACTATATGACAGGAAAGTTCGCTAATGAGCTAAGCACCGTCTTCGAACAGTGCGATAAGTACAAGACTATAGTATTCCATCAGTTGCCCGAGAACTACTACAATCATTTTGTAGAACGTGTTCAGGCCGTTGAAGCAAGTACACTATTAATGCTAGCGCAGCAATACCTATCACCTAATATCATGCACGAGGTGGTAGCAGGGCCTAACGCTTAG
- a CDS encoding serine hydrolase: MYSRFTSTILLLWCAFVCSSQYPAARVTPASIPVRVPNSSLLDSLLHTDSRLTSVVSRASQYELQIIYTQINRDANQQPHFVQHDFRLDARQYFNPASLVKLPTAALALEKLDQLRRPGLTRRSPMATGVGFRCQTAAPFIASSDSDRINTVGNYIKRMLLVSDNQAYNRLYEFLGQGAINARLSQLGYSNARIVRRFAPCDTTANRHTNPIEFQDPHTGQISYRQAATLNPLPYTYPIGPIAKGRAHQAGGRIIQRAYDFTTANYLPLQDVTDILKSILFPASVPEHQRFQLTPTDYAFLRYYLHQTPHSSGYSLYKSSSYFDAYKKYLYYGRQRTNPAQSDVHIYNVVGMSHGYLADVAYFADSTRRTEFFLSAVLYVNKDGVINDGVYEYESIGLPFLAALGETIARYESQRPRTTLPILSDVFSPATVR, translated from the coding sequence ATGTACTCTCGGTTCACTTCTACTATCCTGCTCCTGTGGTGCGCTTTTGTGTGCAGTAGCCAGTATCCCGCCGCCCGGGTTACCCCTGCCAGTATTCCCGTGCGGGTCCCTAACAGCTCCCTGCTGGATAGTCTGCTGCACACTGATTCACGCTTGACCTCTGTGGTAAGTCGCGCCAGCCAATACGAGCTGCAAATCATCTATACCCAAATTAACCGCGACGCCAACCAACAGCCTCATTTCGTACAGCACGATTTCCGCCTCGATGCCCGTCAGTATTTCAACCCAGCTAGTCTGGTCAAACTCCCTACCGCGGCCTTAGCCTTGGAAAAGCTTGACCAGCTGCGCCGGCCCGGGCTTACGCGTCGTTCACCCATGGCCACCGGGGTAGGCTTCCGATGCCAGACGGCGGCCCCATTCATTGCCTCCTCCGATTCAGACCGAATCAACACCGTCGGAAATTATATCAAGCGCATGTTGCTGGTCAGCGACAACCAGGCTTATAATCGGCTCTATGAATTTCTCGGCCAAGGAGCTATTAATGCTCGTCTAAGCCAGCTCGGGTACTCAAATGCTCGCATTGTTCGCCGTTTCGCTCCCTGTGATACAACTGCTAACCGCCACACAAACCCTATTGAGTTCCAGGACCCCCATACCGGTCAGATAAGTTACCGGCAGGCTGCTACCCTGAATCCTCTTCCTTATACCTACCCCATAGGCCCTATTGCTAAAGGACGCGCCCACCAAGCCGGCGGCCGTATAATCCAGCGCGCGTATGACTTTACCACCGCCAATTACTTACCTCTGCAAGACGTTACAGATATACTGAAGTCTATTCTGTTTCCGGCAAGCGTACCTGAGCACCAGCGTTTCCAGCTAACCCCCACCGATTACGCGTTTCTGCGCTACTACCTGCACCAAACTCCTCATAGCTCAGGCTACAGTCTGTATAAATCATCAAGCTATTTCGATGCCTACAAGAAATATCTCTACTACGGCCGCCAGCGCACCAACCCGGCCCAATCGGATGTACATATATATAATGTAGTGGGCATGTCCCACGGCTATCTCGCCGATGTGGCCTACTTTGCCGATTCCACGCGCCGCACAGAGTTTTTCCTTAGTGCGGTCCTATACGTTAATAAAGATGGTGTTATTAATGATGGAGTCTATGAGTACGAGTCCATCGGTCTGCCTTTTCTCGCTGCTCTAGGCGAAACAATAGCCCGCTACGAGTCCCAAAGGCCACGTACTACCCTCCCTATTTTATCTGATGTATTCTCACCCGCAACGGTAAGGTGA
- a CDS encoding ion transporter yields the protein METPDAHPLPSWKQKAYSIIFESDTPAGRSFDIALLWAILLSVVVVMLESVRSINAQYGPYLRVVEWIFTGAFMLEYLARLIVVRRPLTYALSLLGIIDFLALAPTLISLLVAGSQYLLVIRTLRLLRVFRIFKLGHFVGEGEFIVRALKASRFKILVFLTAVLTLVVVIGTLMYVVEGGENGFTSIPKSIYWAIVTLTTVGYGDISPVTVLGQTLASVLMILGYAIIAVPTGIVSAQMASPQNTPAPYKQVICHVCQATEHRPEAEFCWRCGEKL from the coding sequence ATGGAAACCCCCGACGCCCACCCGCTGCCTTCCTGGAAACAGAAGGCTTACAGCATCATTTTCGAATCGGATACGCCCGCCGGGCGTTCCTTCGACATTGCCTTGCTGTGGGCTATTTTGCTGAGTGTGGTAGTAGTGATGCTGGAAAGCGTCAGAAGCATTAATGCGCAGTACGGGCCCTACCTGCGGGTAGTGGAGTGGATATTCACTGGCGCTTTCATGCTGGAGTATCTGGCCCGCCTGATTGTGGTGCGGCGCCCGCTCACTTACGCATTAAGCCTGCTGGGTATCATCGATTTTCTGGCCCTGGCGCCTACCCTGATAAGTTTACTGGTTGCCGGTAGTCAGTACCTGCTCGTCATTCGCACGCTCCGCCTGCTGCGCGTATTCCGCATTTTCAAGCTGGGCCACTTCGTTGGGGAAGGCGAGTTTATTGTGCGGGCCCTCAAAGCCAGCCGCTTCAAAATACTGGTCTTCCTGACGGCCGTACTGACGCTGGTAGTGGTTATTGGGACTTTGATGTACGTAGTAGAAGGTGGCGAAAACGGCTTTACCAGTATTCCGAAAAGTATTTACTGGGCCATCGTTACCCTAACTACGGTAGGCTACGGAGATATATCGCCGGTTACGGTTCTGGGTCAGACACTGGCCTCGGTGCTCATGATTCTGGGCTATGCCATCATTGCCGTGCCTACCGGCATTGTTTCCGCCCAGATGGCCTCACCGCAAAACACACCTGCTCCTTATAAACAGGTTATCTGCCACGTTTGCCAGGCCACTGAGCACCGGCCGGAAGCCGAATTTTGCTGGCGCTGCGGCGAGAAGCTCTGA
- a CDS encoding APC family permease: protein MPSSAPSTYKISVLTGIAIVVANMVGTGVFTSLGFQVADIQSGFALLMLWGVGGIIALCGALSYGELAAAMPRSGGEYHYLSRIYHPAVGFLSGWVSSTVGFAAPTALAAMALGRYAQSVWPAVSPVGMSIGVVLALAAVHMSSRQAGSRLQVLITALKVLVLVSFIGVGLAVASPQAMHFAPRTSADWGQLLSPAFAVSLIYVSYAYSGWNAAVYLTGEVHQPQRNLPRILLVGTIIVLLLYVGLNFVFLYSTPISALKGQLEVGFVVATTLFGPTAGRVMGGAIAVLLVSTVSSMIFAGPRIVQVMGEDLPALRPLARVSPKGIPVRATLFQTALTLLFILTATFEQVLLYAGFVLSLFTFLTVLGLFVLRFRQPRLPRPYRAWGYPVTPLLFLLLNGWTLWFIAGSKPWETLYGLGTLAVGLLVYFVGQRLGHQPQASSQS, encoded by the coding sequence ATGCCTTCATCAGCTCCTTCTACTTACAAAATCAGCGTCCTGACGGGTATTGCCATTGTGGTAGCCAACATGGTGGGCACAGGGGTTTTTACCAGCTTGGGGTTTCAGGTAGCCGATATCCAGAGCGGATTTGCCTTGCTGATGTTGTGGGGGGTAGGGGGGATTATTGCGCTGTGCGGCGCGCTGAGCTACGGTGAGCTGGCCGCTGCCATGCCCCGCTCAGGTGGCGAGTACCACTATTTATCCCGCATTTATCATCCTGCGGTGGGGTTTCTCTCGGGGTGGGTATCCTCTACGGTAGGGTTTGCGGCCCCCACCGCCTTGGCTGCTATGGCTCTGGGGCGCTACGCCCAGAGTGTATGGCCTGCGGTGTCACCCGTCGGCATGTCGATAGGGGTAGTGCTGGCCCTGGCAGCCGTGCACATGAGCAGTCGGCAGGCTGGCAGCCGCCTGCAGGTACTGATTACAGCCCTGAAAGTGCTGGTATTGGTGAGTTTTATTGGGGTAGGGCTGGCCGTGGCTAGTCCGCAGGCCATGCACTTCGCGCCCCGTACCTCAGCCGATTGGGGCCAGCTGCTTAGCCCCGCCTTTGCCGTTTCGCTGATTTATGTTTCGTATGCCTACTCGGGCTGGAACGCGGCCGTTTACCTGACGGGCGAAGTGCACCAGCCCCAGCGGAACCTGCCCCGGATTCTGCTCGTCGGAACAATTATCGTTCTGCTGCTTTATGTTGGTCTGAACTTCGTTTTCCTCTACTCAACCCCTATCAGCGCCTTGAAAGGACAGTTGGAGGTAGGCTTTGTGGTAGCAACTACGCTGTTCGGGCCTACGGCCGGACGGGTGATGGGCGGCGCCATTGCCGTTTTGCTGGTGTCCACGGTTAGCTCCATGATTTTCGCTGGGCCGCGTATTGTGCAAGTAATGGGGGAGGACCTGCCGGCCCTGCGGCCCCTGGCCCGCGTAAGCCCGAAAGGTATTCCGGTGCGGGCAACCCTGTTTCAAACCGCGCTTACCTTGCTTTTCATCCTGACTGCTACGTTCGAGCAGGTGCTGCTCTATGCTGGCTTTGTACTGAGCCTGTTCACGTTCCTGACGGTTCTGGGCTTGTTTGTGCTGCGTTTTCGGCAGCCCAGGCTTCCGCGGCCGTACCGGGCGTGGGGGTATCCGGTTACTCCGCTGCTTTTCCTGCTGCTCAATGGCTGGACGCTCTGGTTTATTGCCGGCAGCAAACCCTGGGAAACGCTGTATGGGCTGGGTACGCTCGCCGTTGGGCTGCTGGTTTATTTCGTGGGACAGCGGCTGGGGCATCAACCCCAGGCCAGCTCCCAGTCGTAA
- a CDS encoding DUF2480 family protein encodes MDEFINRVAQSALTTLNLEEFIHPGERVEYDIKDNLFHGLMLREKDFREFIKTHDWSQYDGKNVAIICSADAIVPTWAYMLLATKLQNHAHRYVFGSLEALEQELFHEAIAAIDVAQYHDAKVVVKGCGDKPVPTYAYVAIMQKLLPVTSSIMYGEPCSTVPLYKRPKAVQQ; translated from the coding sequence ATGGACGAATTCATCAACCGCGTGGCGCAAAGCGCCCTTACTACCCTCAACCTCGAAGAGTTTATTCATCCGGGCGAGCGGGTAGAGTATGACATCAAGGATAATTTGTTTCACGGGCTGATGCTGCGTGAGAAAGACTTCCGCGAGTTTATCAAAACCCACGACTGGAGCCAGTACGACGGCAAAAACGTGGCCATCATCTGCTCGGCCGATGCCATTGTGCCAACCTGGGCCTACATGCTGCTGGCCACCAAGCTTCAGAATCATGCGCACCGCTACGTGTTCGGGAGCCTGGAAGCTCTGGAGCAGGAGTTGTTCCATGAGGCTATTGCTGCCATTGATGTAGCGCAGTACCACGATGCGAAAGTGGTAGTAAAAGGCTGCGGCGACAAACCTGTGCCTACTTACGCCTATGTAGCCATCATGCAGAAGCTGCTGCCGGTAACCAGCAGCATTATGTATGGCGAGCCCTGCAGCACGGTTCCGCTGTATAAGCGCCCGAAAGCAGTACAGCAGTAG
- the tsaB gene encoding tRNA (adenosine(37)-N6)-threonylcarbamoyltransferase complex dimerization subunit type 1 TsaB, protein MSKLLLSLETSSPVCSVALHQIDDGKLIGQSELRLEKSHSSHLSVLIHQLLENTLHTLPNLAAVAVSDGPGSYTGLRIGAAAAKGLCYALDIPLLAVSTLRSMAYQVASRTARSEQYLYCPMLDARRMEVYAAIYRSDATEVLAPTPLVLDQATLAEHLAHHSLLFFGGGAQKFQPLVGSNTRAEFLSGVEPSAVAVGALGVAAYQQQEFQSVAYYEPFYLKEVHTTTPKNKPGQ, encoded by the coding sequence ATGTCTAAGTTGCTGCTTTCCCTTGAAACCTCCTCGCCGGTTTGCTCTGTTGCTCTGCATCAAATTGATGATGGGAAGCTGATAGGCCAATCGGAGTTGCGGCTGGAAAAGTCGCACTCCTCGCACCTGAGCGTACTCATCCATCAGCTGCTGGAGAATACCCTGCATACCCTACCCAACCTGGCGGCGGTAGCTGTATCGGATGGGCCGGGGTCGTACACGGGGCTGCGCATTGGGGCTGCTGCCGCCAAAGGACTGTGCTACGCCCTGGATATTCCGTTGCTGGCCGTGAGCACCCTACGCAGTATGGCCTACCAGGTAGCTAGCCGCACGGCCCGCTCTGAGCAGTACCTGTACTGCCCCATGCTGGACGCCCGCCGGATGGAAGTATACGCGGCCATCTACCGCTCCGACGCAACGGAAGTGCTGGCGCCTACCCCCCTGGTGCTGGACCAGGCCACACTGGCCGAACATTTAGCCCACCACTCCTTGTTATTCTTTGGTGGTGGGGCGCAGAAGTTCCAGCCGCTGGTAGGGTCTAACACCCGCGCTGAGTTTCTGTCAGGGGTAGAGCCTTCGGCGGTAGCAGTGGGCGCGCTGGGCGTAGCCGCTTACCAGCAGCAGGAATTTCAGAGCGTAGCCTACTACGAGCCTTTTTACTTAAAGGAAGTGCACACTACCACTCCCAAAAATAAGCCGGGCCAGTAG